One stretch of Prochlorococcus marinus XMU1402 DNA includes these proteins:
- the queC gene encoding 7-cyano-7-deazaguanine synthase QueC, which produces MTLKNKSIVVLLSGGLDSSTVTGIAKKSEAKIFGLSFDYGQRHKKELNSASIIAKHFDIEEFKIIKLDLSLWGGSSLTDRKKNIPTEGVKTNKIPNTYVPGRNTIFISVALSYAEAIDADFIGLGVNALDYSGYPDCRPDYIKKFQELADLANKRGRENNPIKLWTPLLDLNKEEIIKLAFDNHVPLDKTWSCYSGNSKPCGKCDSCRIRNAAFEKWLKNNNKK; this is translated from the coding sequence ATGACTCTTAAAAATAAATCGATAGTAGTTTTATTATCTGGAGGTTTAGATTCTTCTACAGTTACTGGTATCGCAAAAAAATCCGAAGCTAAAATTTTTGGCCTTTCATTTGACTACGGTCAACGCCATAAAAAAGAATTAAATTCTGCATCAATAATTGCAAAACACTTTGATATCGAAGAATTTAAAATAATTAAGCTTGACTTGTCTTTGTGGGGAGGCTCGTCATTAACTGATAGAAAAAAAAATATTCCTACAGAAGGAGTAAAAACCAATAAAATTCCTAATACTTATGTTCCTGGTAGAAATACTATATTTATTTCCGTTGCACTAAGTTATGCCGAAGCAATAGATGCTGATTTTATAGGATTAGGAGTTAATGCACTGGATTATTCTGGTTATCCAGATTGCAGACCTGACTACATAAAAAAATTTCAAGAATTAGCAGATTTAGCCAATAAAAGAGGAAGAGAAAATAATCCAATAAAACTTTGGACACCGCTATTAGATTTAAATAAAGAAGAAATCATTAAATTAGCTTTTGACAATCATGTCCCTTTAGATAAAACATGGAGTTGTTATTCGGGTAATTCAAAACCATGCGGTAAGTGTGATAGCTGCAGAATTAGAAATGCCGCTTTTGAAAAATGGCTTAAAAACAATAATAAAAAATGA